A region from the bacterium genome encodes:
- a CDS encoding AAA family ATPase — translation MSVLYEFLDCELDESRYQLRRQGQPVELEPKVFEVLAYLIRARDRVVSKRELLDRLWPDRIVGEWSLTRCISLARKAVHDNPSRQSIIQTVYGRGYRFVAEVTDRTSAGTVAGSASISEVSIAPVAPDDPFVGRSAELAEVGLALDSALAGRGRLVFLLGENGIGKSRLAQEVASIASEAGAVARLGQCWEVEGTPAFYPWMQIVCDEARSRGGRATRLLMGRRAAEITRVVPDLHEILDDLAEAPALEPLQERFRVFEAITYFLKRSAKERPLVLLLDDLQRADIGSLRLLEFLSREIFDSRILMICSYREAELNTSAERARMVAELSRSGSAQQFRLGGLTVADVRAFAAQLPGPPASEDLVAVLHRHTGGNPFFLKQMLPLVAGDAENSWLDPDHEVRLPEGMRQATLRQLDGLSEDCRTALIEASVMGCRFDSATLARASMMDEAKLREYFDEAERAGIVIVDREDPGRFEFAHGIVRDTLYADLAASERSASHCRLGEAIEGMVSPGEGGRVAELARHFAEAAASGGEKKAFDYAIAAGRWSTDGGAFEEACRFLSSALHLAERIESVDEGQQCDLLLDLGDAQMHSRDVSSARDTLQRASVLARRLEDPERLARVALGVSNSYMPLARAIVDERIVSLLEEALEALDEGDSSLRALTLSSLAGSLYWSGVPQRVAQLVEEALEMARRLDDPPTLLFTLSVALITNLGPDLIEHSIDLAEEAVRLGEQVGVKREYLDARVQRMIALFSTGEFETFDLELRKLVSLTSDMCAPEAHEFIPFFEATRAIMSGRFEAAEGFVDELLARSRRMQDEVGNTGFGMQVLSLRGLQGASEEYVEVARNLAEHHTSVPLFRCALARGYCDLDQPGLARGEVDRLAARDFTGIYKNISWLCEMALLAETCALLGDEPRCLALYEILSPYAHRYVTSGAVLYMGSVQRYLGVLATVLRRFNIASGHFLAAEEMESLAGARPWMAWAQNERARMLMIRNRDGDRLEAEALAARALGTARDLGMRSLERRVLSIS, via the coding sequence ATGTCTGTTCTCTACGAGTTTCTCGACTGCGAGTTGGACGAGAGCCGCTACCAGCTTCGCCGGCAAGGCCAGCCGGTCGAGCTGGAACCCAAGGTTTTCGAGGTTCTGGCCTATCTGATCCGAGCTCGGGATCGGGTGGTCTCGAAACGCGAACTCCTCGACCGGCTTTGGCCCGATCGGATCGTCGGGGAATGGTCCCTCACGCGCTGCATCTCCCTCGCGCGAAAGGCCGTGCACGACAACCCCTCCCGCCAGTCGATCATCCAGACCGTGTACGGGCGAGGCTATCGCTTCGTAGCCGAAGTGACCGATCGCACGAGCGCTGGAACGGTTGCCGGGAGCGCTTCGATCTCCGAGGTCTCCATAGCCCCTGTGGCCCCCGATGATCCGTTCGTAGGCCGAAGTGCCGAACTGGCGGAAGTCGGGCTAGCACTCGATTCAGCGCTCGCCGGGCGGGGGCGGTTGGTGTTCTTGCTGGGCGAAAACGGCATCGGCAAGAGTCGCCTCGCCCAAGAGGTCGCGTCCATTGCCTCTGAAGCGGGTGCGGTCGCCCGCCTCGGGCAATGCTGGGAGGTCGAGGGAACTCCGGCCTTCTACCCCTGGATGCAAATCGTATGCGATGAGGCGCGCTCTCGCGGTGGGCGAGCCACGCGACTGCTCATGGGGCGCCGCGCCGCCGAGATCACGCGCGTCGTTCCCGACCTTCACGAGATTCTCGATGATCTCGCCGAAGCGCCTGCCCTCGAGCCTCTCCAGGAGCGCTTTCGCGTATTCGAGGCAATCACCTACTTCCTGAAGCGCTCCGCAAAGGAACGACCTCTGGTTCTGCTTCTCGACGATCTGCAGCGCGCCGATATTGGCTCGTTGCGCCTGCTCGAGTTCTTATCTCGCGAGATTTTCGACTCCCGGATCCTGATGATCTGCAGTTACCGTGAAGCGGAGCTGAACACCTCAGCAGAGCGGGCGCGCATGGTGGCTGAGTTGAGTCGCAGCGGGTCCGCACAGCAGTTCCGACTCGGTGGGTTGACTGTCGCGGACGTCCGGGCGTTTGCCGCGCAACTGCCGGGACCGCCGGCGAGCGAAGACCTGGTTGCCGTGCTGCACCGGCATACGGGCGGCAATCCGTTCTTCTTGAAGCAGATGCTTCCGCTCGTGGCCGGAGATGCCGAGAACTCGTGGCTCGATCCCGATCACGAGGTGCGATTGCCCGAGGGGATGCGTCAGGCAACCCTGCGCCAACTCGACGGCCTTTCTGAAGACTGTCGCACGGCTCTCATCGAGGCTTCGGTCATGGGCTGCCGTTTCGACTCCGCCACCCTCGCCCGGGCATCGATGATGGATGAGGCGAAGCTGCGCGAGTATTTCGACGAGGCCGAGCGGGCCGGAATCGTTATTGTCGATCGCGAGGATCCCGGGCGCTTCGAATTCGCCCATGGGATCGTGCGCGATACGCTATACGCGGATCTGGCTGCGAGCGAACGCTCAGCTTCCCATTGCCGCCTGGGCGAAGCGATCGAAGGCATGGTTTCTCCCGGAGAAGGTGGGCGAGTCGCCGAACTCGCCCGCCACTTCGCAGAGGCGGCCGCATCGGGTGGGGAGAAGAAGGCCTTCGACTACGCGATTGCTGCCGGTCGCTGGTCGACGGACGGTGGCGCCTTCGAAGAAGCCTGTCGCTTCCTCTCCAGTGCGCTCCACCTTGCGGAGCGGATCGAATCGGTCGATGAGGGCCAGCAATGCGATCTACTGCTGGACCTCGGCGATGCCCAGATGCACTCGCGCGATGTATCGTCGGCGCGCGATACGCTTCAACGCGCGTCGGTTCTGGCGCGCCGCCTCGAAGACCCGGAGCGCCTGGCGCGGGTCGCGCTCGGGGTGTCGAATTCGTATATGCCGCTGGCGCGAGCGATCGTCGACGAGCGCATCGTCTCCTTGCTCGAGGAAGCCCTCGAGGCGCTCGACGAGGGCGATAGTTCCTTACGCGCACTGACACTCTCGAGCCTGGCCGGATCTCTGTACTGGTCTGGCGTTCCCCAGCGCGTCGCGCAACTCGTCGAAGAGGCGCTCGAGATGGCCCGACGCCTCGATGATCCACCGACGCTTCTGTTCACTCTGAGCGTCGCGCTCATCACCAATCTGGGACCGGACCTCATCGAGCACAGCATCGATCTGGCAGAAGAAGCCGTCCGCCTGGGCGAGCAGGTCGGCGTCAAGCGCGAGTACCTGGACGCGCGAGTGCAACGCATGATCGCGTTGTTCTCCACGGGAGAGTTCGAGACCTTCGATCTGGAACTCCGCAAACTGGTGAGCTTGACCTCCGACATGTGCGCGCCCGAGGCTCATGAGTTCATTCCCTTCTTCGAAGCGACGCGGGCCATCATGTCGGGCCGATTCGAGGCCGCAGAGGGCTTTGTCGATGAGTTGCTTGCCCGATCTCGGCGGATGCAGGACGAGGTTGGAAACACCGGCTTCGGAATGCAGGTGCTCTCACTGCGAGGACTTCAGGGGGCCTCGGAGGAATACGTCGAAGTTGCGCGCAATCTCGCCGAGCACCACACATCCGTTCCCTTGTTCCGCTGCGCGCTGGCTCGCGGTTACTGCGACCTGGATCAGCCGGGACTGGCTCGTGGCGAGGTCGACCGGCTGGCAGCACGGGACTTCACGGGTATCTACAAGAACATCAGCTGGTTGTGCGAGATGGCGCTTCTGGCGGAAACCTGTGCTTTGCTGGGCGACGAACCCCGCTGCCTGGCTCTGTACGAGATTCTTTCACCCTACGCACATCGCTACGTAACGAGCGGGGCCGTTCTGTACATGGGTTCGGTTCAGCGTTACCTGGGCGTGCTGGCGACGGTTCTGCGTCGCTTCAATATCGCAAGCGGGCATTTCCTGGCGGCTGAGGAAATGGAATCCCTCGCGGGGGCCCGTCCGTGGATGGCGTGGGCGCAGAATGAGCGTGCGCGAATGCTGATGATCCGGAATCGCGATGGGGACCGACTGGAAGCAGAGGCGCTCGCGGCTCGAGCGCTCGGGACGGCCCGGGATCTGGGAATGCGAAGTCTCGAGCGTCGCGTTCTCTCGATCTCCTGA
- the rpmI gene encoding 50S ribosomal protein L35: MPKIKTRRAVAKRFRKTGTGKLRRSQAFKRHILTKMSSKRKRQLRGTTIVAAVDAPRLKRQLPYL, encoded by the coding sequence GTGCCTAAGATCAAGACGCGACGCGCGGTGGCGAAACGGTTCCGGAAGACCGGTACCGGAAAGCTGCGCCGCTCGCAGGCGTTCAAACGCCACATCCTGACCAAGATGAGCAGCAAGCGGAAGCGGCAGTTACGCGGGACGACGATCGTCGCTGCTGTCGATGCGCCGCGTTTGAAGCGACAGCTTCCTTACCTGTAG
- a CDS encoding integration host factor subunit alpha, which produces MTKADIVETIYERVGFSKKESAELVETVFDVIKEALVNGEKAKFSGFGNFVVREKNARKGRNPQTGEEIQLEARRVLTFKPSLVLKTALNENPVSPEELS; this is translated from the coding sequence ATGACCAAAGCCGATATCGTCGAGACGATCTATGAGCGAGTCGGTTTCTCGAAGAAGGAATCGGCGGAACTCGTCGAGACAGTCTTCGACGTGATCAAGGAAGCGCTCGTCAATGGTGAGAAGGCGAAGTTCTCGGGCTTCGGCAACTTCGTCGTCCGTGAGAAGAACGCTCGGAAGGGGCGCAATCCACAGACGGGCGAAGAGATTCAGCTCGAGGCCAGACGAGTGTTGACCTTCAAGCCGAGCCTCGTGCTCAAGACGGCCCTCAACGAAAACCCGGTCTCGCCGGAGGAGTTGTCCTGA
- a CDS encoding histone translates to MAAKRRKKTVKKKTSARKKTASRKKNTARKKTASRKKTSARKKTASRKKTSARKKTAPRKKTTARKKTAPPKKTSARKKTAPPKKAAGVRRRAVPTSGVQTNPIAAALARRRQTLLGSGN, encoded by the coding sequence ATGGCAGCGAAAAGACGGAAGAAGACAGTCAAGAAGAAGACCAGCGCGCGAAAGAAGACGGCCTCTCGCAAGAAGAACACTGCGCGAAAGAAGACGGCTTCTCGCAAGAAGACCAGCGCGCGAAAGAAGACGGCTTCTCGCAAGAAGACCAGCGCGCGAAAGAAGACGGCTCCTCGCAAGAAGACCACCGCGCGAAAGAAGACGGCTCCTCCCAAGAAGACCAGCGCGCGAAAGAAGACGGCTCCTCCCAAGAAGGCTGCAGGTGTGCGCAGGCGGGCCGTTCCAACGAGCGGCGTTCAGACGAATCCGATCGCGGCCGCGCTGGCACGGCGACGCCAGACGCTCCTCGGTTCTGGGAACTAG
- a CDS encoding MerR family transcriptional regulator encodes MIDEIRRQLEKIPQKTYYRIGEVATITAIKPYVLRFWETEFTAMAPPKSRSKQRMYRRKDIETILTIKHLLYDERFTIEGARKRLVELAREQRAQTDPQQIRLRTSALSQIRAELVSLRELIAPN; translated from the coding sequence ATGATTGATGAGATTCGACGACAGCTCGAGAAGATTCCGCAGAAGACTTACTACCGGATCGGTGAAGTCGCGACGATAACGGCCATTAAACCCTATGTGCTGCGCTTCTGGGAGACGGAATTCACGGCCATGGCTCCGCCGAAGTCTCGTTCCAAGCAACGCATGTATCGGCGCAAGGACATAGAGACCATCCTCACGATCAAGCATCTGCTCTACGACGAGCGCTTCACGATCGAGGGCGCGCGCAAGCGTCTGGTCGAACTCGCACGAGAGCAGCGCGCGCAAACGGATCCTCAGCAGATCCGTCTGCGCACGAGTGCTCTGTCGCAGATTCGCGCAGAGTTGGTTTCCCTACGCGAGCTGATCGCTCCTAACTAG
- the thrS gene encoding threonine--tRNA ligase, protein MSAQEIDLTLPDGTVVTVPNGTSSLEVAQKIGPGLGKAALASQLEGEYCDLRAPLRRGGAFRVITARDPDGGEVIRHSAEHVMADAVKRLWPETQIDVGRSDHSEKFQYDFDIPTRIGPDDLPRIEAEMNRIIEEDLPFERDEIEREQAKQLFESMGEHLKVSRIDDIPDDQTITVFRNGSFADLCRGPHVQRTGQIGAFKLTELAGAYWRGDESKQMLQRVYGIAFKDKKELKAHERLQEEARKRDHRRLGQELDLFLIHEWAPGSPFFLPKGLRLYNNLVEYVRGLYRKYGFDEVMAPQLFSAELFKVSGHYENFGEDMFLMPGADEGEEVGLKPMNCPGHCLIFRARPRSYRELPLRLAEFSRLHRNERSGTLHGLTRVRTFAQDDGHIYCAPDQLRDEIDRHMEMTAEIYRDLGLSGVEIAVATRPEKFIGDPDEWESVQKMLVDAVERAGYECGINPGEGAFYAPKIEFNFRDALKRSWQLATVQIDMAMPSRFELKYVGADGKEHEPKMVHRAILGSLERFIAVYLEHTGGDLPLWLAPVQVTVLPVSDKHTDYAQKVTRTLQDAGVQAQLDARNETLNYRVRGSETQKIPYILVVGDRESDDGSVTVRRRHKKGQESFPVDEFRSKIEEEIRTRGIS, encoded by the coding sequence ATGAGTGCGCAAGAAATTGATTTGACGCTTCCCGACGGCACCGTCGTAACGGTTCCGAACGGCACCAGCTCGCTCGAGGTTGCGCAGAAGATCGGTCCCGGTCTTGGTAAGGCCGCGCTTGCATCACAACTCGAAGGTGAATACTGCGATCTGCGCGCGCCGCTTCGGCGCGGTGGTGCATTCCGCGTGATCACCGCGCGCGACCCCGATGGTGGCGAAGTGATTCGACACTCGGCCGAGCACGTGATGGCGGATGCGGTCAAGCGACTCTGGCCGGAAACTCAGATCGATGTAGGTCGCAGCGACCACAGCGAGAAGTTCCAGTACGACTTCGATATTCCCACACGCATCGGTCCCGATGACCTCCCGCGCATCGAAGCGGAGATGAACCGCATCATCGAAGAAGACCTGCCGTTCGAGCGCGACGAGATCGAGCGCGAGCAGGCCAAGCAGTTATTCGAATCGATGGGCGAGCATCTCAAGGTCTCGCGTATCGACGATATTCCCGACGATCAGACGATCACGGTATTCCGAAACGGCTCCTTCGCCGATCTGTGTCGCGGACCCCACGTCCAGCGCACGGGCCAGATCGGCGCATTCAAGTTGACCGAGCTCGCGGGGGCCTACTGGCGTGGCGATGAATCCAAGCAGATGCTCCAGCGCGTCTACGGCATCGCCTTCAAGGACAAGAAGGAACTGAAGGCGCACGAGCGTCTGCAGGAAGAGGCGCGCAAACGTGATCACCGGCGCCTCGGACAGGAACTCGACCTCTTCCTGATCCACGAATGGGCACCGGGTTCACCCTTCTTCCTGCCCAAGGGCCTCCGGCTCTACAACAACCTGGTCGAATACGTGCGCGGGCTCTATCGGAAGTACGGATTCGACGAGGTGATGGCGCCGCAGCTGTTTTCCGCAGAACTCTTCAAGGTTTCCGGTCACTACGAGAACTTTGGCGAGGACATGTTCCTGATGCCGGGAGCCGACGAAGGTGAGGAAGTCGGTCTCAAGCCGATGAACTGTCCGGGACATTGCCTGATCTTCCGCGCACGACCGCGTTCCTATCGCGAGCTTCCACTGCGCCTCGCCGAGTTTTCCCGGCTGCACCGCAACGAGCGCTCTGGGACTCTCCACGGTCTGACGCGAGTGCGCACGTTTGCCCAGGACGATGGACACATCTACTGCGCCCCCGATCAATTGCGCGACGAGATCGATCGGCATATGGAGATGACCGCGGAGATCTACCGCGATCTTGGTTTGAGTGGAGTCGAGATCGCCGTGGCGACCCGGCCCGAGAAGTTCATCGGGGATCCCGACGAATGGGAAAGCGTCCAGAAGATGCTCGTCGATGCGGTCGAGCGCGCCGGCTACGAGTGCGGCATCAATCCCGGCGAGGGAGCGTTCTACGCTCCGAAGATCGAGTTCAATTTCCGCGATGCGCTCAAGCGCTCCTGGCAGTTGGCCACGGTGCAGATCGACATGGCGATGCCTTCGCGCTTCGAGCTCAAGTACGTGGGCGCCGATGGCAAGGAGCACGAGCCAAAGATGGTGCATCGCGCCATCCTGGGTTCGTTGGAACGCTTCATCGCGGTCTATCTGGAGCACACCGGTGGCGATCTGCCACTCTGGCTTGCGCCTGTGCAGGTTACGGTCCTGCCGGTATCGGACAAGCACACAGACTATGCACAGAAGGTGACTCGCACGCTCCAGGATGCAGGCGTGCAAGCGCAGCTCGATGCGCGCAATGAGACGTTGAATTATCGCGTACGCGGCTCGGAGACACAGAAGATTCCGTATATCCTTGTCGTCGGAGATCGCGAGTCAGATGACGGAAGTGTGACGGTTCGCCGTCGACACAAGAAAGGCCAGGAAAGTTTTCCGGTCGATGAGTTCAGAAGCAAGATAGAGGAGGAGATTCGAACGCGTGGGATTTCGTAG
- the pheS gene encoding phenylalanine--tRNA ligase subunit alpha: MSTELENLAELEKQARAAIAGAPNAQALREVRAGFLGRKGSVSEMLRRIGSIEPAERGAFGQAVNASKERIEEWAQARQQELESENQNRVLAEHRLDVTLPGSAPSRGHYHPLTVIEREMADFFAGLGFSIEDGPEVETQYNNFEALNIPEDHPSRDLQDTFFVEGGPVLRTHTSPVQIRAMAGREPPFRFIAPGRVYRYDNDATHSPMFHQIEGFLVDENVTFGDLKGVLFAFARHMMGADVKLRFRAHFFPFTEPSAEIDFSWQDGWLEWGGCGMIHPRVLGNCGIDSERWQGFAFGMGVDRTAMQRFGIPNIHRLFDGDVRVLEQIA, encoded by the coding sequence ATGTCGACCGAACTCGAGAATCTGGCCGAACTCGAGAAGCAGGCGCGCGCAGCGATCGCCGGGGCACCCAACGCCCAGGCGTTGCGCGAGGTGCGCGCTGGCTTCCTGGGTCGCAAGGGTTCGGTCTCCGAGATGCTCCGCCGCATCGGATCGATCGAACCGGCGGAACGAGGCGCTTTCGGCCAGGCGGTCAATGCCAGCAAAGAGCGCATCGAGGAGTGGGCTCAAGCGCGTCAACAGGAACTGGAGAGCGAAAACCAGAACCGCGTGCTTGCCGAGCATCGTCTCGACGTAACGCTTCCGGGCTCGGCACCGTCTCGGGGTCACTATCACCCGCTCACCGTCATCGAACGCGAGATGGCGGATTTCTTTGCCGGCCTGGGCTTCTCGATCGAAGACGGTCCAGAAGTCGAGACGCAGTACAACAACTTCGAAGCCCTCAATATCCCCGAAGATCATCCCTCGCGCGATCTACAGGACACCTTCTTCGTCGAGGGGGGTCCAGTGCTGCGCACGCATACTTCACCCGTGCAGATCCGCGCGATGGCCGGGCGTGAGCCGCCTTTCCGTTTCATCGCACCGGGACGCGTGTACCGCTACGACAACGACGCCACGCACTCCCCCATGTTCCACCAGATCGAAGGCTTTCTCGTCGACGAGAACGTCACGTTCGGCGACCTGAAGGGAGTGCTGTTCGCCTTCGCGCGTCACATGATGGGTGCGGACGTGAAGCTGCGCTTCCGGGCACACTTTTTCCCGTTCACCGAGCCGTCCGCCGAGATCGATTTTTCATGGCAGGATGGTTGGCTCGAATGGGGTGGCTGCGGAATGATTCATCCGCGGGTGCTGGGCAACTGCGGGATTGATTCGGAGCGCTGGCAGGGTTTCGCGTTTGGCATGGGTGTGGATCGCACGGCCATGCAACGCTTTGGGATTCCCAACATCCATCGTTTGTTCGACGGTGATGTACGCGTGCTGGAGCAGATCGCATGA
- the rplT gene encoding 50S ribosomal protein L20 produces the protein MRIKRGVTKHRRHKKILKLASGFRGSRSKLIRPARLAVEKSLIYAYRDRRQRKRQFHRLWIARINAAARSNGLTYSRFMHGLKLAGVEVDRKILADLAVAEPQAFTELVEVAKSKAA, from the coding sequence ATGAGAATCAAACGAGGTGTCACGAAGCACCGACGCCACAAGAAGATCCTCAAGCTGGCTTCGGGTTTTCGCGGCTCGCGCAGCAAGCTGATCCGACCTGCGAGGCTCGCTGTAGAGAAGAGCCTGATCTATGCCTATCGCGATCGACGCCAGAGAAAGCGACAGTTCCACCGCCTGTGGATTGCCCGCATCAATGCCGCAGCTCGCTCGAACGGGCTTACCTACAGCCGTTTCATGCACGGGTTGAAGCTGGCGGGTGTGGAAGTCGATCGGAAGATTCTCGCGGATCTGGCCGTCGCGGAGCCGCAGGCGTTCACCGAGCTGGTCGAAGTCGCGAAGTCGAAGGCCGCCTGA
- a CDS encoding translation initiation factor IF-3 has protein sequence MGFRRRRWREVAPEKDKIRVNRAIRVPEVRVVNEDGQQLGVMPTDAARDIAGRIGLDLVEISPNGQPPVCKIMDYGRYKYELQKKASSQKKTQHQSQLKEVKFRPRIDEHDLDFKLKNATRFLMDGDKVKATVMFRGREIVHQNIGRELLVRVTERLAEIAKPESRAQMEGRMLSMIFAPDRAAIDKLKQQQEAERGAEGGEEAAEDKSDKKARRSDRAPAEHAEAPLEVEETKSEEAEGA, from the coding sequence GTGGGATTTCGTAGACGCCGTTGGCGAGAAGTAGCACCCGAAAAGGACAAGATTCGAGTCAATCGTGCGATCCGCGTTCCAGAAGTGCGGGTCGTGAACGAAGATGGGCAGCAGCTCGGTGTGATGCCCACAGATGCCGCCCGCGATATCGCAGGGCGGATCGGCTTGGACCTTGTCGAGATTTCCCCGAATGGACAACCGCCGGTCTGCAAGATCATGGACTACGGGCGGTACAAGTACGAGCTCCAGAAGAAGGCTTCGTCACAGAAGAAGACCCAACACCAGAGCCAGTTGAAGGAAGTGAAGTTCCGACCGCGGATCGATGAGCATGATCTCGACTTCAAGCTCAAGAACGCGACGCGTTTCCTGATGGATGGCGACAAGGTGAAAGCCACAGTGATGTTCCGCGGCCGAGAGATCGTTCACCAGAACATCGGGCGGGAGCTTCTGGTTCGCGTGACGGAGAGATTGGCGGAGATCGCAAAACCGGAGAGCCGGGCTCAGATGGAAGGGCGCATGCTCAGCATGATCTTCGCGCCAGACCGAGCCGCGATCGACAAGCTCAAACAGCAACAAGAAGCCGAGCGAGGGGCCGAAGGCGGCGAAGAAGCCGCCGAGGACAAATCCGACAAGAAAGCACGACGATCCGATCGGGCGCCAGCAGAACACGCTGAAGCTCCGCTCGAGGTCGAAGAGACGAAGAGCGAGGAGGCCGAAGGTGCCTAA
- a CDS encoding phenylalanine--tRNA ligase subunit beta has product MKFALGWLAEYIDLPVGAEELAERLTVGGLEIEGIERTGPDLSGVRVGHVLERAKHPDADSLSVCKVDLGDGEPVDIVCGAPNVASGQKVAVASPGSRLPDGTKLKKTKIRGVVSRGMICSDRELGLGDSHEGIKVLPDEASLGAPLTEVVPAGDIVLDVEITPNRGDWVSMLGMAREVRAHYGGELRIPDFAVAEVGRATSEDISIEIEDSDGCFCYVGRVVRGITVGPSPEWLVAKLEAAGLRSINIVVDVTNLVLLEFGQPLHAFDLSTLRDSKICVRAAKQGEKILTLDDQTRELSVSDLVIADAERAIAIAGVMGGSETEVRDSTSDVLIESAHFQPARVRRTARRLGLQTDASYRFERGVDGQGIARAADRCATLLAELAGGSVSKGRVEARGGDFQHCDEVELDPKRVNRLLGTKLSTEEITALLARLEIRASLSGEGRLCCSIPSHRNDLAIPADIVEEVARIYGYDQIETTLPMAQIEPVSRPREAVISARVRDSLVGSGMLEMRSFPGMQPGDLDALLLAEDDPRRRVVRLVNPISEEEGVLRSTFLPSILRATLRNLSHQVDRVRLFEVGRLFLDEDGRELPNERNTVAGVLTRGQRSSLWEPAQVPSVFFEAKGIVERLLAELGFRARFHSGTSATYLHPGASGEFSVGKSPNARVGELHPKVAAHYDIHVPAAIFEVDLKELEGLGVRPVRFRDVSSHPAVQRDIAVVVGTDQPAGEILDEIRKTGGNHLVEVSLFDRYEGKGIPEGKVSLAFRMVFQRADRTLTDAEVSKSTERVVQMLSNRYGGEQR; this is encoded by the coding sequence ATGAAGTTTGCTCTCGGCTGGCTCGCGGAGTACATCGACCTTCCCGTTGGGGCGGAAGAGCTCGCCGAGCGTTTGACGGTCGGTGGCCTGGAAATCGAAGGCATCGAGCGCACGGGTCCGGATCTGAGCGGTGTGCGGGTCGGTCACGTCCTGGAACGCGCCAAGCATCCCGATGCCGACAGTCTTTCTGTATGCAAGGTCGATCTGGGAGATGGAGAACCCGTCGATATCGTGTGTGGTGCACCCAATGTAGCCAGCGGCCAGAAGGTCGCGGTCGCATCTCCTGGATCCCGGTTGCCCGACGGCACCAAGCTCAAGAAGACCAAGATCCGCGGTGTGGTGTCGCGCGGCATGATCTGTTCGGATCGCGAGCTGGGTCTGGGCGATTCCCACGAAGGCATCAAGGTTCTGCCCGACGAGGCGTCCCTTGGGGCGCCTCTCACGGAAGTCGTCCCCGCAGGCGATATCGTACTCGATGTGGAGATCACCCCGAATCGCGGCGACTGGGTGTCGATGCTGGGAATGGCCCGCGAGGTGCGCGCGCACTACGGGGGTGAACTGCGCATTCCGGACTTCGCCGTTGCCGAGGTCGGCCGCGCTACCTCGGAAGACATCTCGATCGAGATCGAAGACTCCGATGGCTGCTTCTGCTACGTCGGCCGCGTGGTGCGCGGTATTACAGTCGGCCCGTCCCCCGAATGGCTCGTGGCGAAACTCGAGGCGGCCGGATTGCGCTCGATCAATATCGTGGTCGACGTCACGAATCTGGTCCTATTGGAGTTCGGGCAACCGCTGCACGCTTTCGATCTTTCGACTCTGCGCGACTCGAAAATCTGTGTGCGTGCTGCGAAGCAGGGTGAGAAGATCCTCACGCTCGATGATCAGACGCGCGAACTTTCGGTGAGTGACCTGGTGATCGCCGACGCCGAACGCGCGATTGCCATCGCGGGTGTGATGGGCGGATCCGAGACGGAGGTTCGCGACTCGACGAGCGATGTACTGATTGAATCGGCGCATTTCCAGCCCGCGCGTGTACGCCGCACGGCGCGCCGACTGGGGTTGCAGACCGACGCGTCGTATCGCTTCGAGCGCGGAGTGGATGGCCAGGGTATTGCCCGTGCCGCGGATCGCTGCGCGACCCTGCTGGCGGAACTCGCGGGAGGCAGTGTTTCGAAGGGGCGCGTGGAGGCCAGGGGAGGGGATTTCCAGCATTGCGATGAAGTAGAGCTGGACCCGAAGCGGGTAAACCGTCTCCTGGGAACGAAACTCTCCACGGAAGAGATCACAGCACTGCTTGCGCGCCTCGAAATTCGAGCCTCTCTCTCCGGTGAAGGTCGATTGTGTTGCTCGATCCCTAGCCATCGCAACGACCTGGCGATTCCGGCAGACATCGTCGAGGAAGTGGCGCGCATCTACGGCTACGACCAGATCGAAACGACCCTGCCGATGGCCCAAATCGAGCCCGTGTCCCGCCCACGCGAAGCGGTGATCTCCGCTCGTGTTCGCGACAGCCTCGTGGGAAGCGGCATGCTCGAGATGCGTTCCTTCCCGGGCATGCAGCCGGGGGATCTCGACGCGCTCCTGCTGGCCGAAGACGATCCTCGACGGCGCGTGGTGCGGCTGGTCAACCCGATCAGCGAAGAAGAAGGCGTCTTGCGCTCGACTTTCCTGCCCTCAATTCTGCGCGCCACTTTGCGCAATCTGTCTCATCAGGTGGATCGAGTGCGGTTGTTCGAGGTCGGTCGCCTGTTCCTCGACGAAGATGGCCGGGAACTCCCGAATGAACGCAACACGGTCGCGGGCGTGCTGACCCGGGGCCAGCGTTCGAGCCTCTGGGAACCGGCACAGGTTCCGTCCGTGTTCTTCGAAGCGAAGGGGATCGTCGAGCGCCTGCTGGCTGAACTGGGCTTTCGCGCGCGCTTCCACTCGGGCACGAGTGCGACCTACCTGCATCCGGGCGCGAGCGGTGAATTCTCCGTAGGCAAATCGCCAAACGCGCGGGTGGGAGAACTCCATCCAAAGGTCGCAGCGCACTACGACATCCACGTGCCTGCTGCGATCTTCGAAGTCGATCTCAAAGAGCTGGAGGGACTCGGAGTCCGTCCAGTTCGCTTCCGCGACGTTTCTTCCCATCCCGCGGTACAACGCGACATTGCGGTCGTCGTGGGAACGGATCAGCCAGCGGGCGAAATCCTGGACGAAATCCGCAAAACGGGTGGGAACCACCTGGTAGAGGTCAGTTTGTTCGACCGATACGAGGGCAAGGGTATTCCAGAAGGCAAGGTGAGCCTGGCCTTCCGAATGGTGTTTCAGAGAGCGGACAGAACCCTGACCGACGCCGAGGTTTCCAAAAGTACCGAGAGGGTCGTTCAGATGCTGTCAAACCGTTATGGCGGCGAACAACGCTAG